In a genomic window of Prochlorococcus marinus str. GP2:
- a CDS encoding YciI family protein has translation MPFFIKTEIIKKEYLINHDLKQKIINEHIDWIKKLKKEGINIKSGFLVDELKRPGEGGLLILEMNNYKNALKIIKNDPMIKNDLVEWKLNEWIDSNK, from the coding sequence ATGCCTTTCTTTATAAAAACTGAAATCATAAAAAAAGAATACTTAATTAATCATGATTTAAAACAAAAAATAATTAACGAACATATTGATTGGATAAAAAAATTAAAAAAAGAGGGAATTAATATAAAAAGTGGTTTTTTAGTTGATGAGTTAAAGCGGCCAGGGGAAGGCGGATTACTCATTCTTGAGATGAATAATTATAAAAATGCACTAAAAATCATTAAGAATGATCCAATGATTAAAAATGATCTAGTTGAATGGAAATTAAATGAATGGATAGATTCAAATAAATAA